The following proteins are co-located in the Pontiella desulfatans genome:
- the gmk gene encoding guanylate kinase: MPRPSRPLMIVVSAPSGAGKSTLCNRLVDEFPSVKYSVSCTTREPRGEEKDGEHYYFLSKKEFKERIKNGEFLEYAKVHGNYYGTLEDTVLYAMEEGSHVLLDIDVQGAKQIRESLVRLDLRHPIRRGFTDIFISPPSMEELEKRLRGRGTDEEKVIQKRLENAAAELACRTEYSFQIVNDDLEKAYRELKTVILSGIGLG; encoded by the coding sequence ATGCCCCGTCCATCGCGCCCCCTGATGATTGTGGTTTCCGCCCCGTCGGGGGCCGGCAAGAGCACGCTTTGCAACCGGTTGGTGGATGAATTCCCCTCGGTCAAATATTCCGTCTCCTGCACCACCCGCGAGCCTCGCGGCGAGGAAAAGGATGGCGAACACTATTATTTCCTGTCGAAGAAGGAATTCAAGGAGCGCATCAAGAACGGCGAGTTCCTGGAATATGCCAAGGTGCACGGCAATTATTACGGTACGCTCGAAGACACCGTGCTCTATGCCATGGAAGAGGGGAGCCATGTGCTGCTCGACATCGATGTGCAGGGGGCCAAGCAGATCCGCGAATCGCTCGTGCGCCTCGACCTGCGTCATCCCATCCGCCGCGGCTTCACCGATATTTTCATCTCCCCGCCTTCCATGGAAGAGCTCGAAAAACGCCTGCGCGGTCGCGGGACCGACGAGGAAAAGGTGATCCAGAAACGGCTGGAAAACGCGGCGGCCGAGCTGGCCTGCCGCACCGAGTATTCCTTCCAGATCGTCAACGACGATCTCGAAAAGGCCTACCGCGAACTCAAGACCGTCATCCTCTCCGGCATCGGGCTTGGATAG